A stretch of the Leptospira kirschneri serovar Cynopteri str. 3522 CT genome encodes the following:
- a CDS encoding sugar transferase, translating to MYSFKNFYIFSNMKRIIEIVLSTLALILFSPILIGVSFLILLINGLPVFFFQERLGLLKRPFRILKFRTMKDGRVTNLGYWLRKTGIDELPQIWNILIGDMGILGPRPLTQFDVDRLNWNGKFHEMRWSIPPGITGLSQLYSGMGARVSFCFDRSYIKLKNSNLNIYIILLTFLMNLFGKNRIREKLKSKLKTRKNKIQWKHWRNHFKKNENRTLPKIDFETLELNSNEMRSIAYSLAIFQLGESGEGRIAKEIDKTILFGIDDFYREALKLFVKEEGRHARILGECIRALKGELLQSNWTEKLFHFGRRLLGIRLKLMVLLAAEVVGICFYKKLSEKIPNGFIKSALLEIVKDEEKHLRFHGDFFRIRVRNVLTKLVFRLLWRLVSFAACITVILDHRKTFVILGISNWKTFLKFQEIAKSTEEFIIEGLNWKLNQTFRS from the coding sequence ATGTATTCTTTCAAAAATTTTTATATATTCTCAAATATGAAAAGAATCATTGAAATCGTTTTATCCACCCTTGCTTTAATTTTATTCTCTCCAATTTTGATCGGAGTAAGTTTTTTAATTCTTTTAATCAATGGCCTTCCGGTTTTCTTTTTTCAGGAACGACTCGGCCTTTTGAAACGACCATTTCGAATTTTAAAATTTAGAACTATGAAAGATGGAAGAGTTACGAACCTAGGTTATTGGTTGAGAAAAACCGGCATTGATGAACTCCCTCAAATTTGGAACATCTTAATCGGAGATATGGGAATCCTTGGCCCAAGACCACTTACACAATTTGACGTAGATCGTTTAAATTGGAACGGAAAATTTCACGAAATGCGTTGGTCCATTCCTCCAGGTATCACAGGACTTTCGCAGTTGTATTCCGGCATGGGAGCGCGTGTTTCTTTTTGTTTCGATCGCTCTTACATAAAATTAAAAAATTCTAATCTTAATATTTATATAATTCTATTGACTTTCTTGATGAATCTATTTGGTAAAAATAGAATTCGGGAAAAACTCAAATCAAAACTTAAAACTAGAAAAAACAAAATTCAATGGAAACATTGGAGAAATCATTTTAAAAAAAACGAAAATCGCACCTTGCCTAAAATCGATTTTGAAACTTTAGAACTTAATTCGAATGAAATGCGATCAATCGCCTACTCGCTCGCCATATTTCAGTTAGGTGAATCTGGAGAAGGTAGAATTGCAAAAGAAATAGACAAAACAATTCTTTTCGGAATTGACGATTTTTACAGAGAAGCGTTAAAACTTTTTGTAAAAGAAGAAGGTAGGCACGCCAGAATTTTAGGCGAATGTATTCGAGCTCTCAAAGGAGAATTGCTCCAATCCAATTGGACGGAAAAGTTATTCCATTTTGGTAGAAGATTGCTCGGAATCCGTTTGAAGTTAATGGTTCTGCTTGCCGCGGAAGTTGTAGGAATCTGCTTTTATAAAAAACTTTCTGAAAAAATTCCAAACGGATTTATAAAATCCGCCTTACTTGAAATTGTAAAAGACGAAGAAAAACATCTTAGATTTCACGGCGATTTTTTTAGAATTCGAGTCAGAAACGTTTTGACAAAGTTGGTTTTTAGACTGTTATGGAGACTTGTCTCGTTTGCGGCTTGTATCACCGTGATTTTGGATCACAGAAAAACATTTGTTATATTAGGAATTTCTAATTGGAAAACTTTTCTGAAATTTCAAGAGATCGCAAAATCAACTGAAGAATTTATCATTGAGGGTCTGAATTGGAAACTGAATCAGACTTTTCGTTCATAA
- a CDS encoding WG repeat-containing protein → MFKIFFVLFFIFGFFKSLFADVHPCAANFKFNQISKNGFSFVDLKSTNPKLSTIAVQFEEADSFVDGLALIKLEGKYGYIDKSGKLVIKPQFGEAYSFSEGLALVKIQGSNGYINRNGNLVIQTQFEHSGFFSEGLAFVKSGAKFGYIDKTGSMVIQPQFESASDFSEGLASVRIIDRWGFINRSGQIVIKPQFQFPASFSDGIAAVTKNRIDFYIDKNGNQTTTPQFKDFFSFSKDLIPILIEKKWGYMDRKYSIVIKPQFEEAGSISSNQMVRVKIRGKWGFINFSECLKKVPKE, encoded by the coding sequence ATGTTTAAAATTTTTTTCGTTTTGTTCTTTATTTTCGGATTTTTCAAATCCTTATTTGCAGACGTTCATCCCTGCGCCGCGAACTTTAAATTCAATCAAATTTCAAAAAACGGATTCTCCTTTGTTGATCTTAAATCTACCAATCCGAAACTTTCCACAATCGCAGTCCAATTTGAAGAAGCTGATTCTTTTGTAGACGGACTTGCCCTTATAAAACTAGAAGGAAAATACGGTTATATCGATAAATCAGGAAAACTTGTCATCAAACCGCAGTTTGGCGAAGCGTATTCTTTTTCGGAAGGCCTGGCTCTTGTTAAAATTCAAGGTTCAAACGGATATATTAATCGAAATGGTAATCTTGTGATCCAAACTCAGTTTGAACATTCCGGTTTTTTTTCGGAAGGTTTGGCTTTTGTTAAATCCGGAGCAAAATTCGGATATATCGACAAAACCGGATCAATGGTGATTCAGCCTCAGTTTGAATCTGCATCCGATTTTTCGGAAGGTTTAGCTTCAGTAAGAATTATAGATCGATGGGGTTTTATAAACAGATCAGGACAAATCGTAATTAAACCTCAGTTTCAATTTCCCGCCTCCTTTTCGGATGGTATTGCGGCAGTAACCAAAAATAGAATCGATTTTTATATTGATAAGAATGGTAACCAAACGACAACTCCTCAATTTAAAGATTTTTTTTCTTTTTCTAAAGATCTGATTCCGATTTTAATAGAAAAAAAATGGGGTTATATGGATCGAAAATATTCCATCGTTATCAAACCCCAATTTGAAGAAGCGGGTTCTATTTCTTCTAATCAAATGGTAAGGGTTAAAATTCGAGGCAAGTGGGGATTCATTAACTTTTCCGAATGTTTAAAAAAAGTTCCCAAAGAATAA
- a CDS encoding class I SAM-dependent methyltransferase: protein MSGLDYYENLEYQNFLISSKRRELTPPEIVFKHFNLKEVINLVDFGMGLGYFTLELKKQLPKDAWLWGAEYQQDLLDEVLHWKNREEISNFTPFFIEKSDHPLLPEWIPAPDAVFASLVLSTFPDPGLAMDGLIRSIKKGGKLIVLDWMKNEYSIGPKINDKISLDKMKFLAELYHLDIVKNVRISEYVYGLEVVAGKNFEYSFYDLREEEDTTEEFIRS, encoded by the coding sequence ATGAGCGGTCTGGATTATTATGAAAACCTAGAATATCAGAATTTTCTGATTTCTAGTAAACGTAGAGAACTCACACCACCTGAGATCGTATTTAAGCACTTCAATTTGAAAGAAGTCATAAACCTAGTAGATTTTGGAATGGGACTAGGTTATTTCACCTTGGAACTCAAAAAACAACTACCAAAAGACGCTTGGCTTTGGGGAGCGGAGTATCAGCAGGATTTACTGGATGAAGTGCTTCATTGGAAAAATAGAGAAGAGATTTCAAACTTTACGCCGTTCTTCATTGAAAAGTCGGACCATCCTTTGTTACCAGAGTGGATACCTGCGCCCGATGCAGTATTTGCATCATTGGTATTATCCACGTTTCCGGATCCGGGGCTTGCAATGGACGGACTTATACGTTCCATAAAAAAAGGAGGCAAGCTGATCGTATTAGATTGGATGAAAAATGAATATTCGATCGGACCGAAAATCAACGATAAGATTTCCTTAGACAAAATGAAATTCTTAGCCGAACTTTATCATTTAGACATAGTAAAAAACGTAAGAATTTCGGAATACGTATATGGTCTTGAAGTTGTAGCGGGAAAAAATTTCGAATATAGTTTTTACGATCTCAGAGAAGAAGAAGATACAACGGAAGAATTCATTCGGTCTTAA